The proteins below come from a single Balaenoptera acutorostrata chromosome 2, mBalAcu1.1, whole genome shotgun sequence genomic window:
- the LOC103003060 gene encoding olfactory receptor 7D4-like encodes MGAGNHTGVSQFLLLGLSDDPELQPLLFGLFLSMYLVTVLGNLLVILAVNSDSHLHTPMYFFLANLSFVDICFVSTTVPSMLVNIQTQSKGISYIGCLTQVYFLMIFAVMDSFLLTVMAYDRFVAICHPLHYTVIINPRFCGLLVLMCWFITFWVPLVHILLLRRLTFCTGTEIPHFFCELAQILKVACSDTLISNIFLFVATALLGVFPLTGILFSYSRIVSSLMRISSAVGKYKAFSTCGSHLSVVSLFYGTGVGIYLTSAVTHSPQRSSIASVMYTVLTPMLNPFIYSLRNKDVKGALGRLLSRGAPCLRWATDLRTKWTL; translated from the coding sequence ATGGGAGCAGGAAACCACACGGGAGTATCACAGTTCCTCCTCCTGGGCCTCTCGGACGATCCTGAGCTGCAGCCCCTCCTCTTTGGACTGTTCCTGTCCATGTACCTGGTCACTGTGCTGGGGAATCTGCTCGTCATCCTGGCCGTCAACTCGGACTcccacctccacacccccatGTACTTCTTCCTCGCCAACCTCTCCTTTGTTGACATCTGTTTCGTCTCCACCACCGTCCCAAGCATGCTAGTGAACATCCAGACACAGAGCAAAGGCATCTCCTACATAGGGTGCCTCACTCAGgtgtattttttaatgatttttgctGTAATGGATAGTTTTCTCCTGACTGTGATGGCCTATGACCGGTTTGTGGCCATCTGCCATCCCCTGCACTACACGGTCATCATAAACCCCCGCTTCTGTGGCCTCCTGGTTCTGATGTGTTGGTTCATCACTTTCTGGGTTCCCCTGGTTCATATTCTACTGCTGAGGCGGCTGACCTTCTGTACTGGCACTGAAATTCCACATTTCTTCTGTGAACTGGCTCAGATTCTCAAGGTGGCCTGCTCTGACACCCTCATCAGTAACATCTTCTTGTTTGTGGCCACTGCCCTGCTGGGTGTGTTTCCCCTCACTGGAATCCTCTTCTCTTACTCTCGAATTGTCTCCTCTTTAATGAGAATCTCCTCTGCAGTgggaaaatataaagcattttCCACCTGTGGGTCTCACCTCTCTGTGGTTTCCTTGTTCTATGGGACAGGCGTGGGGATCTATCTCACTTCTGCTGTGACCCATTCTCCCCAGAGAAGCTCCATCGCCTCAGTCATGTACACCGTGCTCACCCCCATGCTGAACCCCTTCATCTACAGCCTGAGGAACAAGGATGTGAAGGGGGCCCTGGGAAGGCTCCTCAGCCGAGGTGCCCCTTGTCTGCGATGGGCCACAGACCTCAGAACTAAGTGGACATTGTGA